From a single Gimesia fumaroli genomic region:
- a CDS encoding YCF48-related protein: MLFFNQENYKIQSLSALFRCLPILSLLAVSQSLFADTGSAVSGSPLLDDANLHAVQFLGSKTGWAVGDHGVIRKTEDGGRTWQFVSSPVQCPLRHICFLTDQIGWIVGGGTAAYGHLNQGVLLFTKDGGKTWEELIQKRLPRLHYVRFFGMKEGVVVGDASVQHATGVFKTTDGGKTWQDVTGYESTGYRTAAFFDVDTGVVAGSQGRLILVGGGSVLPPRFPPQGLRGIQAVKLPMTSTGWMVGDGALLRKSVNKGVVWEMPETALPDSLKDFSDFRAVEVRGDLIWIAGDPGSVIWHSTDRGKTWRQQWTNQSAPLAAIHFVDDRTGCAVGALGTILSTTDGGRTWQSNHRTPRRVALMCVHARPSQISFDMLSKYAGDQGYRSLVALPIRRDLGPDSQSQQDLDLRLNESVVSVGGSLGQQDWRFPVQIPGLEQNADRLIEEWNRHTEGRLASVTLSRFVAQLRTWRPEVLIIDQPQGKDAASTLVKDAMLQAVRYAADSTRYIEHREHAGLTPWKVKKVYLRLPPGSSGQVSVESDEYLVRLGTTAATVASTGKQILGKTLASDEERSVYRLINVDQENNGDRQPAISGGTLFAGIGLAPGSAARRVLIEINDADEARNRKLAERQRNLKAMASKLINDPLFSAQLMSHLKTITQGLSRRQAALQLEQLAQQYIANQDLVKAEATYQELVEQFPQEPEAVRGMLWLFQLWSSEEIAWQRNRQVPVERSRSTNSDPQASNQVQNAFQFSEKLPSPLLSTVKQVGQLNTGAPQNWRTQTAENWKKQALAAVKWFQKYAPAFYETPDVQIPLASLYRLIGSHGKADDIFHNFHKPGANESWKSIAKAENWLLHPASTPPRPVYLCRFTKTRPVLDGLLSDECWQDADELRLSDKPASDLEKQGEAGRDNLSRPFVLMSYDKEYLYLAASIPVSAGLNYPAAPDTGRDYDADLQLQDRLSFAFDIDRDYTTYYQMEVDHRGWTSDRCWIDQSWNPRWYVAREKDKQYWRTEIAIPLKELAPATQLKRTTWGFSVVRILPAVGLQGWNHPLTTEPRPDTFGLLRFE; this comes from the coding sequence ATGCTGTTTTTTAACCAAGAGAACTACAAAATCCAGAGTCTATCAGCATTGTTCAGGTGCCTGCCGATTCTCAGTCTGCTGGCTGTTTCTCAATCTCTCTTTGCTGACACAGGATCTGCGGTTTCAGGTTCGCCTTTACTGGATGATGCCAACCTGCACGCCGTACAGTTTCTGGGATCCAAGACCGGCTGGGCGGTTGGTGACCATGGGGTGATTCGAAAAACCGAGGATGGCGGAAGGACGTGGCAGTTCGTTTCCAGTCCCGTGCAGTGCCCCTTGCGTCATATCTGTTTTCTGACAGATCAAATTGGCTGGATCGTCGGCGGTGGTACAGCAGCATACGGACATCTGAATCAGGGAGTCTTACTGTTCACAAAAGATGGGGGCAAGACCTGGGAAGAACTGATCCAGAAACGCCTGCCTCGATTGCACTACGTCCGTTTTTTCGGAATGAAGGAAGGTGTGGTTGTCGGCGATGCTTCGGTACAACACGCGACCGGTGTATTTAAAACCACAGATGGTGGCAAGACGTGGCAGGATGTGACCGGCTACGAATCTACAGGCTATCGTACCGCTGCGTTTTTTGATGTGGATACGGGAGTGGTTGCGGGATCTCAAGGCCGTCTGATTCTAGTCGGCGGCGGTTCGGTATTGCCTCCACGGTTTCCGCCTCAAGGATTAAGAGGAATTCAGGCTGTCAAACTGCCGATGACATCAACTGGCTGGATGGTCGGCGATGGTGCGTTACTGCGGAAATCGGTCAACAAGGGCGTTGTCTGGGAGATGCCGGAGACGGCGCTGCCTGACTCGCTCAAAGATTTTTCAGATTTTCGGGCTGTCGAAGTTCGCGGCGATCTGATCTGGATTGCCGGCGATCCAGGTTCCGTGATCTGGCATTCAACGGACCGGGGCAAAACCTGGCGTCAGCAATGGACCAATCAGAGTGCACCTCTGGCAGCGATTCATTTTGTCGATGATCGGACCGGTTGTGCTGTCGGAGCCTTGGGCACAATACTGTCCACAACGGACGGGGGACGTACCTGGCAGTCCAACCATAGGACTCCCCGGCGTGTGGCTTTGATGTGTGTGCATGCCCGGCCCTCACAAATTTCGTTTGATATGTTGAGTAAATATGCGGGCGATCAGGGTTACCGCAGTCTGGTTGCGTTACCCATCCGTCGCGATCTGGGGCCGGACAGTCAGTCACAACAGGATTTGGATTTGCGATTGAACGAATCGGTAGTCAGCGTCGGTGGTTCGCTGGGTCAGCAGGATTGGCGATTTCCGGTTCAGATTCCGGGACTCGAACAGAATGCAGACCGTCTCATTGAAGAGTGGAATCGGCATACGGAAGGTCGGCTGGCTTCAGTCACGTTGAGTCGATTCGTGGCGCAGTTGCGGACATGGCGACCCGAGGTTCTAATTATCGATCAGCCACAAGGGAAAGATGCTGCATCGACCCTGGTGAAAGATGCCATGTTGCAGGCCGTGCGTTACGCTGCCGATTCGACACGGTATATAGAACATCGCGAGCACGCTGGCCTGACGCCCTGGAAGGTTAAGAAAGTTTACCTGCGGTTGCCGCCTGGCAGTTCCGGTCAGGTTTCTGTGGAATCCGATGAATATCTGGTACGTCTCGGCACGACGGCAGCCACGGTTGCTTCCACAGGAAAACAAATTCTCGGTAAAACTCTGGCCTCTGATGAAGAACGTAGTGTTTATCGTCTCATTAATGTCGATCAGGAGAACAATGGCGACAGGCAACCTGCCATTTCCGGGGGGACTTTGTTTGCGGGGATCGGCCTTGCCCCCGGGTCGGCTGCCCGCCGTGTGTTGATTGAGATCAATGATGCCGATGAGGCACGCAATCGAAAACTGGCCGAACGTCAACGGAATCTGAAGGCGATGGCCTCGAAGCTGATTAATGATCCTTTGTTTTCCGCGCAGCTGATGTCTCATTTGAAAACAATTACGCAAGGACTTTCGCGTCGGCAGGCGGCATTGCAGTTAGAACAGTTGGCACAGCAATACATTGCGAATCAGGATTTAGTGAAAGCAGAAGCCACGTATCAGGAGCTGGTGGAACAGTTTCCTCAGGAACCCGAAGCCGTGCGGGGCATGTTGTGGCTATTTCAACTCTGGTCCAGTGAAGAGATTGCCTGGCAACGAAATCGTCAGGTCCCTGTTGAACGCTCGCGGTCAACGAATTCTGATCCGCAGGCTTCGAATCAGGTACAAAATGCATTTCAGTTTTCAGAGAAACTTCCTTCTCCTTTACTGAGCACTGTGAAACAGGTTGGGCAACTCAATACAGGGGCACCCCAGAACTGGCGTACGCAGACGGCTGAGAACTGGAAAAAACAGGCACTGGCGGCTGTAAAATGGTTTCAGAAATATGCGCCCGCGTTTTATGAAACGCCGGACGTTCAGATTCCGCTGGCTTCGCTCTATCGTTTGATTGGATCGCACGGGAAAGCCGATGACATTTTTCACAACTTTCATAAGCCTGGAGCGAATGAGTCGTGGAAAAGCATCGCCAAAGCAGAGAACTGGTTACTGCATCCTGCCAGTACACCGCCTCGGCCTGTTTATCTTTGTCGTTTTACAAAAACACGTCCCGTGTTGGATGGTCTGTTGTCCGATGAATGCTGGCAGGATGCAGATGAACTGCGCCTTTCGGATAAGCCTGCCTCTGATCTGGAAAAGCAGGGTGAAGCGGGGCGTGACAATCTCAGTCGGCCGTTTGTGCTGATGTCATACGATAAAGAATATTTGTATCTTGCTGCCAGCATCCCGGTTAGCGCGGGGCTGAATTACCCGGCGGCTCCTGATACGGGCCGCGATTATGATGCCGATCTGCAATTGCAGGATCGACTTTCATTCGCGTTTGACATCGACCGTGATTATACAACCTATTATCAGATGGAAGTGGATCATCGAGGCTGGACCAGCGACCGTTGCTGGATTGATCAGAGCTGGAACCCGCGCTGGTATGTTGCCCGTGAAAAGGACAAACAGTACTGGAGAACCGAAATCGCGATTCCTCTGAAGGAATTGGCACCTGCGACACAGCTGAAACGTACAACATGGGGTTTTTCCGTGGTTCGCATTCTGCCGGCCGTCGGTTTACAAGGCTGGAATCATCCGCTGACGACAGAGCCGCGTCCGGATACGTTTGGTTTGCTGCGTTTTGAATAA
- a CDS encoding ribonuclease H family protein, with amino-acid sequence MGYVIGMDEAGYGPNLGPLVITASLWEVPGDPREFDFWQALESVVSQKKPGKKSSQLHVADSKQVHSSSAGLAPLERSTLPFLQQFNGAEGLTSLETLWRLLVASPEHLAEIQQQPWNGNGEFAIPATVAAESIDQSQQDLQRALATAGIQLQAFCSEIVLPARFNRLCREYGSKGVLLTRLCMHLLTRVWDRETAEPILIIGDKHGGRNRYDEFLDEVLDGEMIFRMEESTAKSVYKVGNTEIRFQTKAEDHFPVAVSSMVCKYTREVMMELFNQYWSEHVPDLKPTKGYPVDARRFKSDIAAAQEQLAISDQILWRGQ; translated from the coding sequence ATGGGTTATGTGATCGGCATGGATGAAGCGGGCTACGGCCCCAATCTGGGACCGCTGGTGATTACGGCGAGTTTATGGGAAGTGCCGGGAGACCCGCGTGAGTTTGATTTCTGGCAAGCACTGGAATCGGTCGTTTCGCAAAAGAAGCCCGGTAAAAAATCGAGTCAGTTGCACGTGGCCGATTCAAAACAGGTGCATTCTTCCTCGGCCGGTCTGGCGCCGCTGGAGCGATCGACGTTACCGTTTCTGCAACAATTCAATGGGGCCGAAGGGCTGACATCCTTAGAGACGCTCTGGCGTTTACTGGTGGCTTCTCCCGAACACCTCGCGGAAATTCAGCAGCAGCCTTGGAATGGGAATGGTGAGTTCGCGATACCTGCAACGGTTGCAGCCGAGTCGATAGACCAGTCGCAACAGGATCTGCAACGAGCCCTCGCTACTGCGGGAATTCAGTTGCAGGCATTTTGTTCTGAAATTGTTTTGCCCGCACGCTTCAATCGTCTGTGCCGGGAATATGGCAGTAAAGGAGTTTTGCTGACGCGGCTGTGTATGCACTTGTTGACACGTGTCTGGGACCGGGAAACGGCAGAGCCCATACTTATTATTGGTGACAAACATGGCGGTCGGAATCGCTATGATGAGTTTCTGGATGAAGTTCTCGATGGGGAGATGATTTTTCGAATGGAAGAATCAACGGCAAAAAGTGTCTATAAAGTGGGAAACACGGAAATACGTTTTCAGACAAAAGCAGAAGACCATTTCCCGGTGGCGGTTTCTTCAATGGTTTGCAAGTATACGCGCGAAGTGATGATGGAGCTGTTCAATCAGTACTGGTCGGAGCACGTACCTGACTTGAAGCCGACCAAGGGGTATCCGGTTGATGCCCGCCGCTTTAAGAGTGACATCGCTGCGGCGCAAGAGCAATTGGCGATTTCCGATCAAATCCTCTGGCGCGGACAGTAG
- a CDS encoding sodium:solute symporter — protein MNIAIGTVDLLILGLYLIGVVIFGSWVGGKQKNLSDYLLGGKTLPWWAILGSIVATETSTVTFLSVPGIAYEPGGNLQFLQLALGFIAGRFLVILFLLPLYFRGEIYSAYEVFKKRFGGTTERTASLAFIVMRTLADGLRLYLTALVLEKVVGIPLTACVITIGIGTIIYTCLGGMKSVVWNDCLQFVIYIAGAVFAFAIIIQALPDGWNEYQQFAVTHHKWTMFNFDWNLSDKYTFWAGLIGGLFLSMATHGADQLMIQRYLGARSQKDAAKALGISGFVVFAQFALFLLLGIALAAFYDVFPPKTAFQKTDEVFATFIIDNLPVGIKGLTLAAVFAAAMSTLSSSLSSTTSALVNDFYLPLSSTTKKPAELVTISRVFTALFGVAQIIVGIASQSISESVVGSVFSIAAISTGLILGIFFLATFSKQASQASALVGFLIGLIIVLFVAFGMKEEVAWPWYTLIGASTVFIVGIIGSVFLPQVNQPTDE, from the coding sequence GTGAACATTGCCATTGGAACTGTCGACCTGCTAATTCTCGGCCTGTATCTGATTGGCGTCGTGATCTTCGGTTCCTGGGTTGGCGGAAAGCAGAAAAATCTGTCCGACTACTTGCTCGGCGGAAAAACGCTTCCCTGGTGGGCCATCCTGGGCTCGATTGTTGCGACGGAAACCAGCACGGTCACATTTCTCAGCGTACCGGGCATCGCCTATGAACCGGGAGGCAATCTGCAGTTTTTACAACTGGCACTCGGCTTTATTGCCGGACGTTTCCTGGTCATTCTGTTTTTGCTCCCGCTTTATTTTCGCGGAGAAATCTATTCCGCTTATGAAGTGTTCAAAAAGCGATTCGGCGGGACGACAGAACGTACGGCTTCACTGGCGTTTATTGTGATGCGGACTCTGGCCGATGGACTGCGACTGTATCTGACAGCACTGGTGCTGGAAAAGGTAGTCGGCATCCCGTTGACTGCCTGTGTTATTACGATTGGTATCGGCACCATTATTTACACCTGTCTCGGTGGAATGAAGTCAGTCGTCTGGAACGACTGCCTGCAATTCGTCATCTATATTGCGGGCGCCGTTTTTGCGTTCGCCATCATCATCCAGGCACTGCCTGATGGCTGGAACGAATACCAGCAATTCGCGGTCACACATCATAAGTGGACGATGTTCAATTTTGACTGGAACCTGTCTGATAAATATACCTTCTGGGCCGGTTTGATTGGGGGACTGTTCCTTTCCATGGCCACACATGGTGCCGACCAGCTAATGATTCAACGCTATCTGGGTGCACGAAGCCAGAAGGATGCCGCCAAAGCCCTGGGAATCAGTGGGTTTGTCGTTTTCGCACAATTTGCTCTATTCCTTTTATTAGGAATTGCCCTCGCCGCCTTCTACGATGTCTTTCCGCCCAAAACCGCATTCCAGAAAACAGATGAAGTCTTTGCGACCTTTATCATCGACAATCTTCCGGTAGGCATTAAAGGACTGACGCTGGCTGCCGTCTTTGCTGCCGCCATGTCAACACTCTCCAGTTCACTCAGTTCCACTACAAGCGCTCTGGTCAATGACTTTTATTTGCCGCTGAGCTCAACGACAAAAAAACCGGCAGAGCTGGTTACCATCAGTCGTGTCTTCACAGCTTTGTTTGGAGTGGCTCAAATTATCGTCGGCATCGCCAGTCAATCAATCTCAGAAAGCGTTGTCGGGAGTGTATTCTCCATCGCCGCCATCTCAACGGGCCTCATTCTGGGAATCTTCTTTTTAGCAACCTTCAGTAAGCAGGCATCACAGGCTTCTGCACTGGTCGGTTTTCTCATCGGCTTAATCATCGTGCTCTTCGTGGCGTTCGGTATGAAAGAAGAAGTCGCCTGGCCCTGGTATACACTAATCGGAGCCAGCACCGTCTTTATCGTCGGAATAATCGGCAGTGTATTTCTTCCTCAAGTTAATCAACCTACCGATGAATGA
- the murQ gene encoding N-acetylmuramic acid 6-phosphate etherase, producing MFDRLINMLDRLTTEQRNSASDQIDSMSSLEIVQLMNAEDAKIAAAVEAEAETIAAAIDLITNAFLKGGRLIYMGAGTSGRLGVLDASECPPTFNSPPELVVGLIAGGKQALTNAIEGAEDRPEFAVADLEELDFNKNDVLVGIATSGRTPYVIAGLKYAQEQGAQTIALTCNQENQLAEVAHLTICPVVGPEVVTGSTRLKAGTATKMVLNMLTTGAMVRIGKTYGNLMVDLRATNQKLIERSIRILMAFTSLSREAAESVLEACQGELKTAIVHVKRNVSPETARELLKQAHGHLRQVLEGAEGV from the coding sequence ATTTTTGACAGGCTAATCAACATGTTAGATCGTTTAACAACAGAACAACGTAACTCGGCTTCGGATCAGATTGACTCGATGAGCAGTCTGGAAATCGTACAGTTAATGAATGCAGAAGACGCGAAGATCGCCGCTGCCGTTGAAGCGGAAGCAGAGACCATTGCCGCCGCCATTGATCTGATTACTAACGCTTTTTTAAAAGGCGGGCGTCTGATTTATATGGGGGCAGGTACTTCGGGACGGCTCGGTGTGCTGGACGCCAGCGAGTGCCCGCCAACGTTTAACAGTCCTCCCGAGCTTGTGGTGGGATTGATCGCCGGCGGTAAACAGGCACTTACGAATGCCATTGAAGGGGCCGAGGATCGACCGGAATTCGCGGTTGCCGATCTGGAAGAGTTGGACTTCAACAAAAATGATGTGCTGGTAGGAATTGCGACCAGCGGGCGAACGCCTTACGTGATTGCCGGTTTAAAGTATGCACAAGAGCAGGGGGCGCAGACGATTGCGTTAACGTGCAATCAGGAAAACCAACTGGCAGAGGTCGCCCATTTGACGATCTGTCCGGTTGTGGGCCCGGAAGTGGTCACAGGTTCGACCCGTTTGAAAGCGGGAACCGCGACCAAAATGGTATTGAACATGCTGACGACAGGGGCGATGGTCCGCATCGGAAAAACCTATGGTAATTTAATGGTTGATCTGCGGGCGACAAATCAGAAACTGATCGAACGGTCGATCCGAATTTTGATGGCGTTTACCAGTTTATCACGCGAGGCAGCCGAGTCTGTTTTGGAAGCATGTCAAGGAGAACTGAAAACGGCGATTGTGCATGTGAAGCGAAACGTTTCACCGGAAACCGCGCGAGAACTGCTCAAACAGGCGCACGGTCACCTAAGACAGGTTTTGGAAGGAGCAGAGGGCGTTTAA
- a CDS encoding SDR family NAD(P)-dependent oxidoreductase — MNERPVAMITGAAGGIGGETAVRFAERGYDCVLLALPSDELEPVTSRIEQAGGQFLSCLGDLTDLKYAQSAVEQCMAIWGRIDVLVNNAAWREITTMRKIELASWEKTLRVCLTAPAFLSRWCAEQMEPQGRGVIINVSSIQSQMAAGISPAYVAAKGALDSLTYELATLYGPAGIRVLSINPGAIDTAMGKDIAVDQQQTTADKIRQASEEMIPLRRWAHPREIARSIVMLASDDASYLTGTSITVDGGWKQQCSPYPIKHLQLPDEFPAE; from the coding sequence ATGAATGAACGACCCGTTGCCATGATCACCGGCGCAGCAGGAGGCATCGGCGGTGAAACGGCAGTCCGCTTCGCTGAACGAGGCTATGATTGCGTTCTGCTGGCACTCCCTTCAGATGAATTAGAACCGGTCACTAGCCGTATCGAGCAAGCCGGCGGTCAGTTCCTGTCTTGCCTCGGCGATCTCACAGACCTCAAATATGCTCAATCCGCCGTTGAACAGTGTATGGCAATCTGGGGACGCATTGACGTACTTGTCAACAATGCCGCCTGGCGTGAAATCACCACGATGCGAAAGATTGAACTCGCCAGTTGGGAAAAAACCTTACGCGTCTGCCTGACTGCCCCTGCCTTCTTATCACGCTGGTGTGCCGAACAGATGGAACCTCAAGGCAGGGGCGTCATTATTAACGTCTCCAGCATTCAGTCCCAGATGGCAGCCGGCATCAGTCCGGCTTATGTCGCCGCTAAAGGCGCACTGGATTCACTCACCTACGAACTGGCAACGCTCTATGGTCCTGCAGGCATCCGTGTGCTCAGTATCAATCCCGGCGCCATCGACACCGCTATGGGCAAAGACATCGCCGTTGACCAGCAACAGACAACGGCTGACAAAATCCGTCAGGCTTCCGAAGAGATGATCCCCCTGCGCCGCTGGGCCCATCCCCGGGAAATCGCCCGCAGTATTGTGATGCTCGCCAGTGACGATGCCAGCTATCTTACGGGCACTTCGATCACCGTCGATGGTGGCTGGAAACAACAATGCTCTCCCTATCCAATCAAGCATCTGCAACTTCCTGATGAATTCCCCGCAGAGTAA
- a CDS encoding N-acetylglucosamine kinase — protein sequence MSLHSNELVLGIDGGGSKTLASLAVLSEGGDFHVVGRGTAGASNLNAIGIVPAAAAVQRAIELAFQSTGTQPRRVAALCMGMSGAGRAEEQQTWVNWAQENQVAEQIDVVTDAETVLAAGTPEGIGVALIAGTGSLAYGMNQTGQIARAGGWGYLLGDEGGGYQIGLAALKAIAKAVDGLGRETCLQSMILHALGLDDPRALIRYVYDHKSKRSDIAALTKLVFEAAENEDHVAREILQQAVTELAELVQVVVSRLHLTKENYSLALTGGLLLQQREYRVSLLEQLHFQQREPSSVECVDDSSLGAIRIAIRRLNAAE from the coding sequence ATGTCACTGCACTCGAACGAACTCGTTTTGGGAATTGACGGAGGTGGCTCCAAGACTCTGGCGTCTCTTGCGGTTCTTTCTGAGGGAGGCGATTTTCATGTCGTGGGTCGTGGAACAGCAGGCGCCTCGAATTTGAATGCCATTGGCATCGTGCCAGCGGCGGCAGCAGTCCAACGGGCGATTGAGCTTGCATTTCAGTCTACTGGTACACAGCCCCGAAGGGTGGCTGCCTTGTGTATGGGCATGTCAGGAGCCGGTCGTGCAGAAGAACAGCAGACGTGGGTGAATTGGGCGCAGGAGAATCAAGTCGCAGAACAAATCGATGTTGTTACCGATGCTGAGACCGTATTGGCCGCGGGAACACCCGAGGGAATCGGTGTGGCATTGATTGCAGGCACTGGCTCGCTGGCATATGGAATGAATCAAACTGGTCAAATTGCTCGCGCGGGAGGCTGGGGATATCTACTGGGAGATGAAGGGGGCGGATATCAGATTGGATTGGCGGCACTGAAAGCAATTGCAAAAGCCGTCGATGGGCTCGGACGGGAAACCTGTTTGCAGTCTATGATTCTTCACGCGTTGGGTCTGGATGATCCGCGTGCTTTGATTCGTTACGTCTATGATCATAAAAGCAAACGTAGCGATATTGCCGCACTGACGAAGCTGGTGTTTGAGGCGGCAGAAAACGAAGATCATGTGGCGCGTGAGATACTACAGCAGGCGGTGACAGAACTTGCAGAGTTGGTTCAAGTGGTTGTTTCCCGCTTGCATTTGACCAAAGAAAATTATTCGCTGGCATTAACCGGCGGGCTGTTGCTGCAGCAGCGCGAATACCGGGTTTCACTTTTAGAACAGCTACACTTTCAACAGAGAGAACCTTCGTCTGTGGAGTGTGTCGATGATTCCAGTCTGGGGGCAATTCGAATTGCAATCAGACGTCTCAATGCGGCAGAATAA
- a CDS encoding peptidylprolyl isomerase has product MSIPFRISLIVSIFAVGITLSSLSAADPEKKNTDSSKVLVTVNGQPVTQADLDFAYLSRGIANAHQAARQQILEGLVNQRLIEAFLAQQKITVPPQQLDESVSRVEKMIRKKGDNPEQVLAKMGFTPEKLRAAIALPLSWNIYAKREITPAQMQAYFDAHREELDGTRVEASHILLKLPPNADQESVQQAKQKLADLRKQILAGTLTFTAAAAQHSEAPSKNEGGKLVTSAYRGKMPVVLTEQIFPLKVGEISEPFQTPFGVHIVTLKKKHPGQFSLEDVRGEIFKLLSRSLWDTTIQKLRSTAKIDWKTDSPN; this is encoded by the coding sequence ATGTCTATCCCTTTCCGCATCAGCCTGATTGTCAGCATCTTTGCTGTAGGGATCACACTCTCCTCCCTGTCTGCTGCCGATCCGGAGAAAAAGAACACTGATTCTTCAAAAGTACTCGTCACTGTCAACGGCCAACCTGTGACCCAGGCCGATCTGGATTTTGCTTACCTTTCGCGCGGTATCGCCAATGCCCACCAGGCTGCCAGACAGCAAATTCTGGAAGGTCTGGTCAATCAGCGGTTAATCGAAGCCTTTCTGGCGCAGCAAAAAATCACCGTCCCACCACAACAACTGGACGAGAGCGTTTCGCGGGTAGAAAAAATGATCCGCAAAAAAGGGGACAATCCTGAGCAGGTCCTTGCCAAAATGGGATTCACCCCGGAAAAGCTGCGTGCGGCGATCGCACTTCCCCTGTCGTGGAACATTTATGCTAAACGAGAAATCACACCGGCCCAGATGCAAGCCTATTTCGACGCACACCGGGAAGAACTGGACGGGACACGTGTGGAAGCCAGTCACATACTTTTGAAGTTGCCACCAAATGCAGATCAGGAATCAGTACAACAGGCCAAACAGAAACTAGCTGACCTCCGCAAACAAATCCTGGCCGGAACACTTACTTTCACCGCAGCCGCCGCTCAACATTCAGAAGCACCCAGCAAAAATGAGGGAGGCAAACTGGTCACATCGGCTTATCGCGGTAAAATGCCCGTTGTTCTAACAGAACAGATTTTCCCATTAAAGGTCGGCGAAATCAGTGAGCCCTTTCAAACTCCCTTCGGCGTTCACATCGTCACACTCAAAAAGAAACATCCTGGTCAATTCAGTCTGGAAGATGTACGGGGAGAAATTTTTAAACTCCTCTCCCGCTCTCTGTGGGACACCACCATTCAAAAACTACGCAGTACCGCCAAAATCGACTGGAAGACAGACTCTCCTAACTAG
- a CDS encoding succinylglutamate desuccinylase/aspartoacylase family protein, whose amino-acid sequence MPPNKLIETIKIEGTQPGQHLLILGGVHGDEYEPMAAIRLLKSQINPNQLTGRVTLVPVVNQPAYERFQRCGPDDLDLARTFPGSEEGSISQQIAAEATQLIQSADYLIDLHTGGVISKLAPFSGYTLHSDPMVLETQRRMARAFNLPVVWGTSAHLEGRSLSAARDHRVPAIYAEWSGGSGCDPEAVSGYAAGCLSVMSELKLLDRDVELKPILHHIEDNRQESGHLQLQNHAPMSGFFEPAVRLMDPVHAGDQLGTICSVTGDTVTPVTASQTGVVLGLRTLPYVKQDEWLAVILETER is encoded by the coding sequence ATGCCCCCTAATAAACTGATTGAGACAATCAAGATCGAAGGTACACAACCGGGGCAACACCTGCTGATACTGGGAGGCGTACACGGAGATGAATACGAGCCGATGGCCGCCATTCGGCTGCTCAAATCACAAATCAATCCCAACCAGCTTACCGGCAGAGTGACACTGGTCCCCGTCGTGAATCAGCCGGCCTATGAACGTTTCCAGCGGTGCGGGCCGGATGACCTCGATCTGGCAAGAACCTTCCCTGGCTCAGAGGAAGGTTCAATCAGCCAGCAAATTGCCGCTGAAGCAACGCAACTCATTCAATCAGCTGACTATCTGATTGACCTGCACACGGGAGGTGTGATTTCAAAGCTGGCTCCCTTCTCCGGATACACGCTGCACTCTGACCCCATGGTTCTGGAAACACAGCGGCGGATGGCGCGGGCCTTTAACCTGCCCGTCGTGTGGGGAACGTCGGCGCACCTGGAAGGTCGCTCGCTGTCAGCGGCCCGCGATCATCGTGTGCCTGCAATCTATGCCGAATGGAGTGGCGGCAGTGGCTGTGACCCAGAAGCCGTTTCCGGTTATGCAGCAGGGTGTCTGTCGGTGATGTCTGAACTTAAACTGCTCGATCGTGACGTTGAATTAAAGCCCATTTTGCATCACATCGAAGATAACCGCCAGGAGAGTGGCCATCTGCAACTCCAGAACCATGCACCGATGTCAGGCTTCTTTGAACCAGCAGTTCGGTTGATGGACCCGGTTCATGCTGGTGATCAACTGGGAACAATCTGCTCCGTGACCGGCGATACAGTCACTCCTGTCACTGCCAGCCAGACAGGTGTTGTGCTGGGACTGAGAACACTGCCTTATGTCAAACAAGATGAATGGCTGGCTGTGATTCTGGAAACGGAACGGTAA